A single window of Synechococcus sp. C9 DNA harbors:
- a CDS encoding heterodisulfide reductase-related iron-sulfur binding cluster → MTVASGFDSQHPPSQAVIDTCVHCGFCLTTCPSYRVLGTEMDSPRGRIYQMNAIQQGDIALNAVTVSHFDSCLGCLACVTACPSGVRYDELITATRAQVQRNYPRPWSEWLLRQMVFQLFPYPERLRCLAPLLWLYQKMGVSQWLPGLFRTISPSLGAMTEMLPPLKFAQLLPQPWPEVLPAQGTRRYRVGVILGCVQRLFNPGVNAATVRVLRAVGCEVVIPPQQGCCAALPQHQGETAQAQTLARWMIDSFRHYDLDAILINASGCGHTLKEYGQILADDAEYRELAQAFSQRVKDVQEFLAQIDLGVPLYPLANEPLNVVYQDACHMIHGQKISLQPRQLLRQIPGVELREPLDAALCCGSAGVYNLLQPETAQELGRQKVRNLLNTGAQVIASANIGCTVQIQHYLRQQGSQIPVYHPVQLLDHAMRRLPLQDVHPPGQRDWV, encoded by the coding sequence ATGACAGTCGCCTCCGGTTTTGATAGCCAACACCCCCCATCCCAGGCGGTGATCGATACCTGCGTGCATTGCGGGTTTTGTTTGACTACCTGCCCCAGCTACCGGGTCTTGGGGACAGAAATGGACTCCCCCCGGGGGCGCATTTACCAGATGAATGCCATCCAGCAGGGGGACATTGCCCTGAATGCCGTCACGGTCAGCCATTTTGATAGCTGTTTGGGCTGTCTCGCCTGCGTCACTGCCTGTCCTTCCGGGGTGCGCTATGACGAGTTGATCACTGCCACCCGTGCCCAAGTTCAGCGCAATTATCCCCGCCCTTGGTCGGAATGGCTACTGCGGCAGATGGTCTTTCAACTGTTCCCCTACCCGGAACGCCTGCGGTGCCTGGCTCCCCTGCTCTGGCTCTACCAAAAAATGGGGGTATCCCAATGGTTGCCGGGGTTATTCCGCACAATTTCTCCCAGTTTGGGGGCAATGACCGAGATGTTGCCGCCCCTGAAATTTGCCCAACTCCTGCCCCAGCCTTGGCCGGAGGTACTGCCTGCCCAGGGAACCCGTCGCTATCGGGTGGGGGTGATCTTGGGCTGTGTGCAACGATTGTTCAACCCAGGGGTGAATGCGGCGACGGTGCGGGTACTGCGGGCGGTGGGCTGTGAGGTGGTGATTCCGCCCCAGCAGGGGTGTTGTGCCGCTTTGCCCCAGCATCAGGGGGAAACTGCCCAGGCGCAAACCCTCGCCCGCTGGATGATTGACAGTTTTCGCCATTATGACCTGGATGCCATTCTCATCAATGCCTCTGGGTGCGGGCACACTTTGAAGGAATACGGGCAGATTTTGGCGGACGATGCGGAATATCGGGAACTGGCTCAGGCATTTAGCCAGCGGGTGAAAGATGTACAGGAATTTCTCGCCCAAATTGACCTGGGGGTGCCCCTGTATCCGTTGGCAAACGAACCCCTGAACGTGGTGTACCAGGATGCCTGCCACATGATCCACGGGCAAAAAATCAGCCTGCAACCCCGGCAACTCTTGCGGCAGATTCCGGGGGTAGAACTGCGGGAACCCCTGGATGCGGCGCTATGTTGCGGCAGTGCGGGGGTGTATAACCTGCTTCAACCGGAAACCGCCCAGGAATTGGGTCGCCAAAAGGTGCGGAATTTGCTCAACACGGGGGCGCAGGTGATTGCTTCGGCGAACATCGGCTGTACGGTGCAAATCCAACATTACCTACGCCAGCAGGGTTCCCAAATACCCGTGTATCATCCGGTGCAATTGCTCGACCATGCCATGCGCCGCCTACCGCTCCAGGATGTCCACCCCCCGGGGCAAAGGGATTGGGTTTGA
- a CDS encoding geranylgeranyl reductase family protein → MKYDVIIVGAGPGGGSAAYHLAKRGRSVLLLEQASLPRYKPCGGGVSPQVQEWFDFDFAPAISCVSQEIHYTWKLGEPVAVALTGLEPIWLVRRDVFDHFLVQQAQNQGATLRDSTAVTGITWQGEAWQVQTAGESYQGRYLVAADGAKGKLPGWLGFRERKRRLAGALEAEAPLRDIPPAHIYFEFGLVKNGYLWNFPKRDGFSLGVGTFCGGGETQDFRQILTNYAGHFGVDLASTKQYGHPLCLWDAPQALHTQNALLVGEAACVVDPFTAEGIRPSLWTGWQAALALDRALAGELDALANYTKTVQETWGNDMIWAKRLAQVFYRLPGLAYRVGVKRPAATRKFAELFTGKTHYQAVAQLALRRLGQVNPLAKI, encoded by the coding sequence GTGAAGTACGATGTGATTATCGTAGGGGCGGGTCCAGGGGGGGGCAGTGCCGCCTACCATTTGGCGAAGCGGGGTCGGTCGGTGCTGTTGCTGGAGCAGGCTAGCTTACCCCGTTACAAGCCCTGTGGGGGTGGGGTGTCGCCCCAGGTGCAAGAATGGTTTGATTTTGACTTTGCTCCGGCGATTTCCTGTGTGAGTCAAGAGATTCATTACACCTGGAAGCTGGGGGAGCCGGTGGCGGTGGCGTTGACGGGTTTGGAGCCGATTTGGCTGGTGCGCCGGGATGTGTTTGACCATTTCTTGGTACAACAGGCGCAAAACCAGGGGGCGACCCTGCGGGATAGTACGGCGGTCACGGGGATTACCTGGCAGGGGGAGGCTTGGCAGGTGCAGACGGCGGGGGAATCCTACCAGGGACGGTATTTGGTGGCGGCGGACGGGGCAAAGGGGAAACTGCCCGGTTGGTTGGGGTTTCGGGAGCGTAAACGCCGGTTGGCGGGGGCATTGGAAGCGGAGGCTCCCTTGCGGGATATTCCCCCAGCCCATATTTATTTTGAATTTGGTTTGGTGAAAAATGGCTACCTCTGGAATTTCCCCAAGCGGGATGGGTTTTCCTTGGGGGTGGGGACATTTTGCGGCGGCGGCGAGACCCAGGATTTTCGCCAAATTCTCACAAACTATGCGGGACATTTTGGCGTGGATTTAGCCAGCACCAAGCAGTACGGTCACCCCCTGTGCCTCTGGGATGCGCCCCAAGCCCTGCACACCCAAAACGCCCTGTTGGTGGGGGAAGCGGCCTGTGTGGTGGACCCATTTACCGCCGAGGGGATTCGGCCTTCCCTCTGGACGGGTTGGCAGGCGGCCTTAGCCTTAGACCGGGCTTTGGCGGGGGAACTGGATGCCCTAGCTAACTATACAAAAACAGTACAAGAGACCTGGGGCAACGATATGATTTGGGCGAAGCGGTTGGCGCAGGTATTTTATCGTCTGCCGGGGTTGGCGTACCGGGTGGGGGTCAAACGTCCGGCGGCTACCCGTAAATTTGCCGAATTATTCACGGGTAAAACCCATTATCAAGCGGTTGCCCAGTTGGCTCTGCGGCGGTTGGGGCAGGTGAATCCCCTGGCGAAAATTTGA
- a CDS encoding NAD(P)H-quinone oxidoreductase subunit N gives MDVVSLAALNTGTILPELVVVVTLTLVLLADLLVGRQASRWTPYLAVAGLLGAVVSLAFQWNMPVAEGFLGSFQADHLGILFRGLVALAGALSILMAIRYVNEAGSALGEYMTILLVATVGGMFLAGADEMVMVFVALETLGLASYLLAGYMKRDVRSNEAALKYLLIGATSSAIFLYGLSLLYGLSGGETRLSAIAQQLVRQEASQSLGVLMALVFVIAGIAFKLSAVPFHQWTPDVYEGSPTPVVAFLSVGSKAAGFALAIRLLVTVFPGATEQWQFVFESLAILSMVLGNVVALTQTSLKRLLAYSSIGQAGFLMIGLAIGTPEGYASIVFYTFIYLFTNLGAFACVILFSLRAGTDEISEYAGLYQKDPLLTLGLSLCLLSLGGIPPLSGFFGKLYIFWAGWQAGAYTLVLVGLVTSVISIYYYIRVVRMIVVKEPQEMSLAVQNYPTLTWDMAGLPELRATLITCVVVTAVAGLLANPLLTLANNAVTSTPFLQPQIQVAQK, from the coding sequence ATGGATGTGGTGTCGTTGGCGGCTTTGAATACGGGCACAATTCTGCCGGAACTGGTGGTGGTGGTGACCCTTACCCTGGTGCTGTTGGCGGATTTGTTGGTAGGGCGGCAGGCTAGCCGTTGGACACCCTATCTGGCGGTGGCGGGGTTGCTTGGGGCGGTGGTGAGTTTAGCCTTCCAGTGGAATATGCCGGTTGCGGAGGGGTTTTTGGGCAGTTTCCAAGCGGATCATCTGGGGATTTTGTTCCGGGGGTTGGTGGCTCTGGCTGGGGCACTGAGTATTTTGATGGCGATTCGCTATGTGAATGAGGCGGGCAGTGCCCTGGGCGAATACATGACCATCCTGCTGGTGGCGACGGTGGGGGGGATGTTCCTGGCGGGGGCGGATGAGATGGTGATGGTGTTTGTCGCCCTGGAAACCCTGGGATTGGCGTCCTATCTGCTGGCGGGGTACATGAAGCGGGATGTGCGCTCCAATGAGGCGGCGTTGAAGTATTTGCTGATTGGGGCGACGAGTTCGGCGATTTTCCTGTATGGTTTGTCGCTGTTGTACGGTCTGTCCGGGGGAGAAACCCGGTTGAGTGCGATTGCCCAGCAGTTGGTGCGCCAGGAGGCTAGCCAGTCTTTAGGGGTGTTGATGGCTCTGGTGTTTGTGATTGCGGGGATTGCCTTTAAGTTGTCGGCGGTGCCGTTTCACCAGTGGACGCCGGATGTGTACGAGGGTTCACCGACCCCGGTGGTGGCGTTCTTGTCGGTGGGTTCCAAAGCGGCGGGGTTTGCCTTAGCCATTCGCTTGTTGGTGACGGTGTTTCCTGGGGCAACGGAGCAATGGCAATTTGTTTTTGAATCCTTGGCGATCTTGAGCATGGTTTTGGGAAATGTGGTGGCGTTGACCCAAACCAGTTTGAAACGTCTGTTGGCTTATTCTTCGATTGGGCAGGCGGGTTTTTTGATGATTGGCTTGGCGATTGGTACCCCGGAAGGTTACGCCAGCATTGTGTTTTATACGTTTATTTATTTGTTTACCAATTTGGGGGCATTTGCCTGCGTGATTCTGTTTAGTTTGCGGGCGGGTACGGATGAAATTAGTGAGTATGCCGGTCTATACCAAAAAGACCCATTGCTCACCCTCGGTTTGAGCTTGTGTTTGCTCTCGTTGGGCGGGATTCCGCCGTTGTCGGGCTTTTTTGGTAAGTTGTATATTTTCTGGGCGGGTTGGCAAGCGGGTGCCTACACGTTGGTGCTGGTCGGGTTAGTGACCAGTGTGATTTCCATCTACTATTACATTCGGGTGGTGCGGATGATTGTGGTCAAAGAACCCCAGGAAATGTCCTTGGCGGTGCAAAATTATCCCACCCTGACCTGGGATATGGCGGGTTTGCCGGAATTACGAGCGACTTTAATCACCTGTGTGGTGGTGACGGCGGTGGCGGGTTTATTGGCGAATCCCTTGCTCACGTTAGCCAATAATGCGGTGACCAGCACCCCGTTTTTGCAACCCCAAATCCAGGTGGCGCAAAAATAA
- a CDS encoding sirohydrochlorin chelatase — protein sequence MVAFVSHREPRLAPLPQPRPLLLIGHGTRDAQGRADFLNFAQQYGALDPSRPVIPCFLELTEPLIEEGIARCVQAGWWELSAVPLLLLAARHLKLDITRELDRARGQYPGLTIHYGRHLGLAPEILRLWQERLARVDHPTIPRSETVVLLVGRGASDPDANSDALKLSRLLWEGSGYLTVETCFVGITHPRLEEGWRRVWLYQPKRVIVLPHFLFTGVLVQKIQAMARQMQAAHPEVEVTCLPELGITPELFALVRQREWETFGATMPMNCDMCKFRQQVLYGNSHSHSHDHSHHHHDHSHHAHSHGYDDPYRDLSQYHQRIWQ from the coding sequence ATGGTTGCATTTGTTTCGCATCGGGAGCCTCGGCTGGCGCCCTTGCCCCAACCCCGTCCCCTGCTGTTGATTGGTCACGGTACCCGGGATGCCCAAGGTCGGGCGGATTTTTTGAATTTTGCCCAGCAGTACGGTGCCCTCGACCCCAGTCGCCCGGTGATCCCCTGTTTTTTGGAGTTGACCGAACCCCTGATTGAGGAGGGGATTGCTCGCTGTGTGCAGGCGGGCTGGTGGGAACTGTCGGCGGTGCCCCTGTTACTCCTGGCGGCACGGCATCTGAAGTTGGACATTACCCGGGAGTTGGATCGGGCACGGGGGCAATATCCGGGGTTGACCATTCACTACGGGCGGCATTTGGGGCTGGCACCGGAAATTCTCCGCCTCTGGCAGGAACGGTTAGCCCGGGTGGATCATCCCACCATTCCCCGCAGTGAAACCGTCGTACTGCTGGTGGGGCGGGGGGCGAGTGACCCGGATGCCAATAGCGATGCGCTGAAATTGTCCCGTCTGTTGTGGGAGGGCAGTGGCTATCTGACGGTGGAAACCTGTTTTGTGGGCATTACCCATCCCCGGCTGGAGGAGGGGTGGCGGCGGGTGTGGCTCTATCAACCCAAACGGGTGATCGTCCTGCCCCATTTCCTGTTTACCGGGGTGTTGGTGCAAAAAATTCAGGCGATGGCACGGCAGATGCAGGCGGCACACCCGGAGGTGGAGGTGACGTGTCTGCCGGAATTAGGAATTACTCCGGAGCTATTTGCCCTGGTGCGCCAGCGGGAATGGGAAACCTTCGGTGCAACGATGCCCATGAACTGCGATATGTGTAAATTCCGCCAGCAGGTTCTATATGGGAATTCCCACAGCCATTCACACGACCATTCCCATCACCACCACGACCATTCCCACCATGCTCACAGTCACGGCTACGATGACCCCTACCGGGACTTGAGCCAATACCACCAGCGGATTTGGCAGTGA
- the fumC gene encoding class II fumarate hydratase: MATNFRKETDSLGEVEVPADKLWGAQTQRSLAYFSIGKDLIPPEMITAYAMLKKAAAIANHTSGRLADQPFRLILQACDEILAGQHQDMFPLHVWMSGSGTQFNMNVNEVIANRCCQIAGKPLGSKTPVHPNDHVNMGQSTNDSFPTAMYIAAAVGVKQRLIPAVQALHDAITAKAEAWQDIVKIGRTHLQDATPLTLGQEWSGYAGLLADDLERIESALGGVYRLALGGTAVGTGINAAPGFAEATAAEIARLTGLPFVSAPNKFTVQGSHDALVQLSGTLRTLAVSLYKIANDIRLLSCGPRAGFAELIIPANEPGSSIMPGKVNPTQAEALTMIAVQVMANDVAVSFGGAGGHLEMNVYKPLMIFNLMHSITILTDGCTNFRRFLIEGTQPHRQKIAEYVQRSLMLVTALVPVIGYDKASQIAHYAMEHDLTLKEAALQLGFVTEEVFDRVVDPAKMVQPYVAQSANQS; this comes from the coding sequence ATGGCAACGAATTTTCGCAAAGAAACGGATAGTCTTGGCGAAGTTGAGGTTCCAGCGGATAAATTGTGGGGTGCGCAAACCCAGCGTTCGCTTGCATATTTTAGTATCGGCAAAGACCTGATTCCCCCAGAAATGATTACTGCCTACGCTATGCTTAAAAAAGCGGCGGCAATCGCTAATCACACCAGTGGTCGCTTGGCGGATCAACCTTTTCGTCTCATCCTTCAAGCCTGTGATGAAATCCTGGCTGGTCAGCACCAGGATATGTTTCCGCTCCATGTGTGGATGTCGGGCAGTGGCACACAATTTAACATGAATGTGAATGAGGTGATCGCCAACCGTTGTTGCCAGATTGCCGGTAAGCCCCTGGGGAGCAAAACGCCGGTTCACCCCAACGACCATGTGAATATGGGGCAGTCCACCAATGATTCATTTCCCACGGCGATGTACATTGCGGCGGCAGTCGGGGTCAAGCAACGGTTAATTCCAGCGGTACAAGCTCTGCACGATGCCATTACTGCTAAAGCCGAAGCATGGCAGGATATTGTTAAAATCGGGCGCACCCATCTGCAGGATGCCACGCCGTTGACCCTGGGGCAGGAATGGTCGGGGTATGCGGGGCTGTTGGCGGATGACCTGGAACGCATCGAGTCGGCGTTGGGTGGGGTGTATCGCCTCGCTCTGGGGGGGACAGCAGTGGGGACGGGGATCAATGCGGCACCGGGTTTTGCTGAGGCTACCGCCGCTGAGATTGCCAGGCTCACCGGGTTGCCCTTTGTCAGTGCCCCCAATAAGTTCACGGTTCAGGGTTCCCACGATGCCCTGGTGCAACTCTCGGGGACGTTACGCACCCTGGCGGTGTCCTTGTACAAAATTGCCAATGACATTCGTTTGTTGTCCTGTGGTCCCCGGGCGGGGTTCGCCGAGCTAATCATTCCTGCCAATGAGCCTGGTTCTTCCATCATGCCGGGCAAGGTCAATCCGACCCAGGCGGAAGCGTTGACCATGATCGCTGTACAGGTAATGGCTAACGATGTGGCGGTGAGCTTTGGGGGTGCGGGTGGGCATCTGGAGATGAATGTTTACAAACCGCTGATGATTTTTAATCTCATGCATTCGATTACGATCCTGACCGATGGTTGCACCAACTTTCGGAGGTTTCTCATTGAAGGCACCCAACCCCATCGCCAGAAAATTGCGGAATATGTGCAACGTTCCCTCATGCTGGTGACAGCGTTGGTACCGGTGATTGGCTATGACAAAGCCTCCCAAATTGCTCATTATGCTATGGAGCATGACCTGACCTTAAAGGAAGCCGCCTTACAGCTTGGCTTTGTCACCGAGGAGGTCTTTGACCGGGTGGTTGATCCAGCCAAAATGGTTCAGCCCTATGTGGCGCAATCAGCCAATCAGAGCTAA
- a CDS encoding ABC transporter permease: MARYWIKRILQAVLTLFLASALSFAIIQLAPGDYLNSLQQNPTISAETIEALRQQFGLDKSPVEQYFLWLSQAIRGNFGESFVYRRPVALLLWERVPATLLLAVASLILTWGLAIPLGIVAAVYQNRRPDYLLQGVSYLAQGFPSFIAGLILLFIAQRTGWFPVGDMTRIDFVDLTPLGKVLDILWHLMLPALTLTIISFAGLQRLMRGNLLDVLGQDYIRTARAKGLPESRVIYVHALRNAINPLITLLGFEFATLLSGAFISEYFFNWPGLGRLILQAVTAQDLYLVMASLMLGSVMLILGNLLADILLQWADPRIRLHSEP; encoded by the coding sequence ATGGCACGTTACTGGATCAAGCGCATTCTGCAAGCAGTTTTAACCTTATTTTTAGCATCAGCTTTGTCCTTTGCCATCATTCAATTGGCACCCGGCGACTATTTGAATAGCCTGCAACAAAACCCCACCATTTCCGCCGAAACGATAGAAGCCCTACGGCAACAATTTGGGCTGGATAAATCTCCCGTTGAGCAGTATTTTCTGTGGCTATCCCAAGCCATTCGGGGCAATTTTGGGGAAAGTTTTGTCTATCGTCGTCCCGTCGCCCTACTCCTCTGGGAACGGGTGCCAGCGACGTTATTATTAGCCGTGGCTTCGTTGATTCTCACCTGGGGTTTGGCGATTCCCTTGGGCATTGTCGCCGCTGTTTATCAAAACCGCCGCCCGGATTACCTTTTGCAAGGGGTTAGCTATTTAGCCCAGGGGTTTCCCAGTTTTATCGCCGGGTTAATTTTATTATTTATCGCCCAACGTACCGGTTGGTTTCCGGTGGGGGACATGACCCGCATTGATTTTGTGGATTTAACGCCCCTGGGTAAGGTTTTGGACATCCTTTGGCATCTGATGTTACCGGCTTTGACGTTGACGATTATTAGCTTTGCGGGTTTGCAACGGTTGATGCGGGGTAATTTACTGGATGTGCTGGGGCAAGATTATATCCGTACCGCCCGTGCCAAGGGTTTACCGGAATCCCGGGTGATTTATGTCCACGCCCTCCGCAATGCGATTAACCCCTTAATTACCCTGCTGGGATTTGAATTTGCCACCCTCTTGAGCGGTGCTTTTATTTCCGAATATTTTTTCAATTGGCCGGGTCTTGGTCGCTTAATTTTACAGGCGGTGACGGCGCAGGATTTGTATCTGGTGATGGCGAGTTTGATGCTCGGTTCGGTGATGTTAATTCTGGGCAATTTGTTGGCGGATATTTTATTGCAGTGGGCAGACCCCCGTATTCGTTTACACTCGGAACCCTGA
- a CDS encoding RNA-binding protein hfq, which translates to MAELDTGLPSVRQVQAYIQEKKPVEVKLTTGDVLAGQIVWQDPDYFRLVNGQQEQFLLYRATVVYIKG; encoded by the coding sequence ATGGCGGAACTAGATACGGGTTTGCCCAGTGTGCGGCAGGTGCAAGCCTACATTCAAGAAAAAAAACCGGTGGAGGTCAAGCTGACCACGGGGGATGTGCTGGCGGGGCAAATTGTTTGGCAGGACCCGGACTATTTCCGCCTGGTGAATGGGCAACAGGAGCAGTTCCTCCTCTACCGGGCGACGGTGGTGTACATCAAGGGGTAA
- a CDS encoding DUF3155 domain-containing protein — translation MARRRKRRSRRRLEGRKILECVPQFTLETGEDKPVTAARRFIQANGIAPPALLLVRRNEHTVDRYFWAEKGLFGAQYVEENHFLFPSLRTQELAEQVGAAK, via the coding sequence TTGGCTAGAAGACGTAAGCGCAGAAGTCGTCGTCGCCTGGAAGGTCGAAAAATCTTAGAATGTGTTCCCCAATTCACCCTGGAAACCGGTGAAGACAAGCCGGTGACAGCGGCTCGGCGTTTTATTCAGGCCAACGGGATTGCTCCACCGGCATTACTTTTGGTGCGGCGGAATGAGCATACGGTTGACCGGTATTTCTGGGCAGAAAAGGGCTTGTTTGGGGCACAGTACGTCGAAGAAAATCACTTCCTCTTCCCCAGTCTGCGAACGCAAGAATTAGCAGAGCAAGTTGGGGCGGCCAAATAG
- the lnt gene encoding apolipoprotein N-acyltransferase, with amino-acid sequence MHGRWLHPTLLLLAGALLGLTPGVAWLWLLGWVALVPLWWGTFGRKRVFRRGMLWGAAYHGVALSWIVHLHPLTWLGIPWALSLVIAITIWLLVTLWGAVLVGSWAWATSRVTQPIRRLFAGVALWCTLETLASFTPLWWTTLALTQSPGNPTFLHLGQLSGSVTPTAWLMLVNGVLALAVIYPRNIMLPLALGLFFLGQSLGWFFQVTAVRERVLAYLPVGIIQPNIPNPQRFTPLGRTEMEQRLRSGYEALARQGAEVIITPEGALGQEFTANHALTSSIQQWHVPLVLGAYGRRDGQLTNSLFFLDGTGDVVSRYDKVKIVPLGEFIPLERWLGNWVRRISALPESQVAGGMPQSVRTPSNPVIAGICYDSAFAPIFHAQAQAGGEWIITAANNDPYPPRMMRQHQAQDVLRAIETDRWLVRATNTGISGVISPRGHIMWQAEPYQYLTHLARIYRRTTQTLYVRYGDWLTPGLMGMFILVFGIQKYGNCRRSM; translated from the coding sequence ATGCACGGACGCTGGTTACACCCCACCCTGCTATTGCTCGCTGGGGCACTGCTGGGTTTGACCCCCGGCGTCGCGTGGCTGTGGCTCTTGGGGTGGGTGGCGTTGGTGCCCCTGTGGTGGGGAACCTTTGGGCGCAAACGGGTATTCCGGCGGGGAATGCTCTGGGGGGCGGCCTATCACGGCGTGGCTTTATCCTGGATCGTTCACCTCCACCCTCTCACCTGGTTGGGCATCCCCTGGGCGTTGAGTCTGGTCATTGCCATCACAATATGGTTACTGGTAACCCTGTGGGGGGCAGTGCTGGTAGGAAGTTGGGCGTGGGCAACCAGCCGGGTCACCCAACCAATTCGGCGGCTATTCGCTGGGGTCGCCCTCTGGTGTACGCTGGAAACCCTGGCGAGCTTCACCCCCCTGTGGTGGACGACCCTGGCACTCACCCAAAGCCCCGGCAATCCCACCTTTTTGCACCTGGGGCAACTTTCTGGGTCAGTCACGCCAACCGCCTGGCTGATGTTGGTCAATGGGGTGCTGGCGTTGGCGGTCATTTATCCCCGAAACATTATGCTCCCCCTGGCGTTGGGGTTGTTTTTCCTAGGGCAAAGTTTGGGCTGGTTTTTCCAGGTAACGGCTGTCCGGGAGCGGGTTTTGGCGTATCTGCCGGTGGGCATCATTCAGCCGAATATCCCCAACCCCCAGCGGTTTACCCCCCTTGGTCGTACCGAGATGGAGCAACGCCTGCGCTCCGGTTATGAAGCCCTAGCCCGCCAAGGTGCAGAGGTGATCATTACGCCTGAGGGAGCCTTGGGACAGGAATTTACCGCCAATCATGCCCTGACATCATCTATACAACAGTGGCACGTTCCCTTGGTATTGGGAGCCTATGGTCGCCGGGATGGGCAACTGACTAATAGTTTGTTTTTCCTCGACGGGACTGGGGACGTGGTGAGTCGTTATGACAAAGTAAAGATCGTCCCCCTGGGGGAATTTATCCCCTTGGAGCGGTGGTTGGGGAATTGGGTGCGCCGCATTTCTGCCCTACCGGAATCTCAAGTGGCTGGCGGGATGCCCCAGTCCGTGCGTACTCCCAGCAACCCAGTGATCGCCGGAATTTGTTATGACTCTGCCTTTGCGCCGATTTTCCATGCCCAAGCCCAAGCGGGGGGGGAATGGATTATCACGGCGGCGAACAACGACCCCTATCCACCCCGGATGATGCGGCAACACCAAGCCCAGGATGTCCTACGGGCGATTGAAACCGACCGCTGGCTGGTGCGAGCGACCAACACGGGCATTTCGGGGGTAATTAGTCCTCGGGGGCACATCATGTGGCAGGCTGAACCCTATCAATACCTGACCCATTTAGCCCGCATTTATCGGCGGACAACGCAAACCCTTTATGTGCGTTATGGGGATTGGCTCACCCCAGGTTTAATGGGAATGTTCATCCTAGTTTTTGGCATCCAAAAATATGGCAATTGCCGACGATCTATGTGA
- the ispD gene encoding 2-C-methyl-D-erythritol 4-phosphate cytidylyltransferase, with translation MYVLIAAAGQGKRMGHDRNKLLLTLQGRPILAWTLLRVFQAQPTWVGVMAQPADWPAIEAMLTELAPPVPVQIIPGGDTRQASVWQGLCALPPGAETVLIHDGARCLASPALFHRCQAALSTASGVITAIPVRDTIKVVREPPLIAETPERAHLWAAQTPQGFQVSILKTCHTHALTHQWQVTDDAALLERCQYPVQVVPGEDTNLKITTPPDLLIAQALLTQGF, from the coding sequence ATGTATGTACTGATTGCCGCCGCCGGTCAGGGCAAACGGATGGGGCATGACCGGAATAAACTCCTGTTGACCCTCCAGGGGCGACCGATTTTGGCGTGGACGTTGCTCCGGGTGTTCCAGGCTCAGCCTACCTGGGTGGGGGTGATGGCGCAACCGGCGGACTGGCCGGCGATCGAAGCCATGCTCACGGAATTGGCTCCCCCCGTGCCAGTGCAGATCATTCCGGGGGGGGACACCCGGCAAGCCTCGGTCTGGCAAGGTCTCTGCGCCCTCCCCCCTGGGGCGGAAACGGTACTCATCCACGATGGGGCCCGTTGTCTGGCCAGTCCCGCCCTGTTCCATCGGTGTCAAGCCGCCCTCAGCACCGCCAGTGGGGTGATTACCGCCATTCCCGTGCGGGATACGATTAAGGTCGTGCGGGAACCGCCCCTGATTGCCGAAACCCCGGAGCGGGCGCATCTATGGGCGGCCCAAACCCCCCAGGGCTTCCAGGTGTCCATTCTCAAAACCTGCCACACCCACGCCCTCACCCACCAATGGCAGGTTACCGATGATGCGGCTTTGTTAGAACGGTGTCAGTACCCGGTGCAGGTCGTCCCTGGGGAGGACACCAACCTGAAAATCACCACCCCCCCCGACCTACTCATCGCCCAAGCCCTGTTGACCCAGGGATTCTAG